The Novipirellula aureliae genome segment TGCAGCCCGTAAAGAAGCGGCTGGCGAAGAGCTGACCTCAGTTCTTCGAACGATACAGCGTGATCCGAAGCCATATTTAGCCGCGTTCGGTTCACTACTGCAGTTTTTGGAGCGGCACGTTGGGGCTGTCGTCGAACACATGCCACATGATGCCGCGAAAATATCGCAGATGTGGCTTGAAATGACCCCTACACACTGGGACTTCCGCGCTGAGGCAAGCAAGATCGCTATCGCTGTGTGTGAAAGCCAGATAGCGAGTAAAAGACGGTGGTTTAGATCAGATGATGAGGAACGCGAAGACATCTTCAAGGCTGTCTTTTTTGCATTTGAAGAGGATCCACAGAGAGTGACTCCACTTCTGCTCGATGCTGCCGGTTTGAACCCAGATCACCATCAAGCGAGACGTGCGCGAGAGAGAGCATTGGAGTGGGAGAAAGAACGTAGTGAGATTCTTAACGAACCTGTTCGCGATCTAACCCCATGGCCCAATGGTCCGGCATATCCTCCTCACGCTGCGTTCCGAAAAGCTTGCCTGGATGGCGACGCGATGTGGCCAATTTTCAAGGACGCCCCTGATCTGGCGACACGCCTTATTCTCGCCGTTTCGATTAAGGTCCGATCGGAAGATGTCGACGAGGGGTATCACGCTGGTGGCGTAGTCTACAACGAAAATGGCATCGAGAGACTTTTCTTCTCGACGACTGGAAAGCACTATCGCCAAGGACCGTACCTATCGTTCTTAGCAATCAACCCAAAAGCTGCCATCAAGCTGATCTGCGAGTTTGCAAATTTCGCTGCTTCCCGTCAATTGGCAAGCATTGATAGTAGCGGATCAGACGCGGTACTGTCGCGTGTGCGATCTCCGCTGAAACACGGCGTCGATTGGCAAGGAGACGAACACAGCTTTCACTGGAATCGAGGGCTCATGTCGGCGTGCGAGTCCATGGTGCCAGCGTTATCTGCCTTGGAAAAGTATCTTGGCGATCAGATGGAGTCGGGCAAAAACGTCGATCAGCTGATAACACAGCTGTTGCAACAATGCGAGTGTGTCGCGATAGCTGGCGTCCTGTTTGACCTTGGGCGGCGTCACCCATTGCTTTTTCAAGGCCCCCTGAAACCGCTGCTCACTTCGCCTGTTCTTTTGTTGTGGGCGGAAACCATTTCGGCCAACCCAAAACAGCCAGGTTTTTGCAATGTGTCGCTGGACTATGACGAATGGTTCTTTGACGAGCATAAAGCGTGGCTTCTCGCAGGATTTCGGTCAAAGAGCATTGTCGAAATCGCGGAATCGGTTCTTGATATTGGTGAATTGGACTGGAGTGATCCGGCAACTGAAAATCTGAAGCGCCTGGTGAATTCGACCGATCGCATGAGTGATGTTCTCAATGCGATATCCGCCCTAGCGGCAAGACGAGGAGTCGGACAACCTATCGTCCTTGACGAAACGGTCGATCCGAAACTTGTCGAAACCGAAAGCGAGCCGCCGGCTATTGAGCGGAAACTATTGCAGGATGCAATTGCTGAGGCTCAGGCGATTGAACATTGGTTTTACCTGAACAACCAGTTTCCGGAATCCGAACTATCTAGTCTTGCCAAAGAACTTCTGGCTCAACGCGTGGAATCGGATGACCCGGTCGTTGCCGCGGTCCAAAGCAACAACCGATTCGGATTGCTTTTGCTTCTTCTGTTACGGCATGAGCAGTGGCTCGTTGAGAATGGACTCGAGGATGAGACTGTCTCGGCGATTCTGACGTTGGTACAAAAGCCAATGATCGAGCTGCCAGATGAATTGATCGAAGCCGGAGCAATTCCTCAGTTCTTAGATCAACTGGCCGAATTTTCTGTCTACTTGCTCGCGAGAGATGCTGGCAACATAGATTACAGAAAGTGGGTATTTCAGTGCATCGTGAGTCATCGCGGTCACTTGCATGGTGCGATCACTCGCGCGGCATGGGGGCGTTGGACGCGACTTGGCCCGTGGGGGCCGCGGATCATCCGACTGATGTTCGACACCGCATCCGCTTTCTGGTATTCGCCACCCGGCTATCCGACGCTGCCGCGGGACTCGGCCGGATTTGATAGAGATGCTTGGCTGACGAGCCGCGAAGAACAGTTTTTGGCTGGTACATACCAGGACAGCATTCCCGTTTTGGACGAATTGTCACTCACGCCGCCGAAGTTTTTTTGGGCCAACTGGAGAACTTCGCGTCGGTTTGATGATGATAAACAGTGCTACAAGCAGCTGCCCGTCGAGGAGACGATTCTTGAGACTATTGTCAGGAACACACCTCTATGTGTCCGCGCAGAAAGTGAGGACCAGCGGTCAGCCAGAATGGCAACGGTCCAAGTTCTGCTCGACTACGAACTCGAGATTCTGAGAGCATATTCGACGGAAGGCGAGCTCATTGACCGACAGGATGACGATTATCCAACGATGTATGGTCAACGCGCGATACTGGAACGCATCGGAGCGGAGCTCAAATACACCGTCGATCCAGAACACGCTGCGTTGCTATGGCGGCAAGTTTTTGATCTCGGCGTTAGATCTCCGAAATGGATTGAGCAACTCATTCATTCCTGGCTGGGACCGATTATTGCTGAGCCGGTCGATGCCGCAAAGTTCGCTCAGACCTGGCTGTTAATGCTCCGGTACGTTGAAAACCACGACGGTTGGAAAGATCCAAAGGTCGGTGAAGGTTGGAAACCTGCTCGTGCCGAATTGCTAGCATTGCTGCTGTGCGTGGACCGGTCGTACGAGAGCTTTTGGAATGATTCTCACGCTGAACTGATCAATTCAATGAGAGAACCGATCGAGCCATTTCTCCGAGAGGTGGTTGAGGACCCAACCACGGCAGCGTCTGCTCTTCGATGGCTCAGCCGCAAAGTCGGATCTTGTTTTCTTCCGCAAGCCATCTCCTGGTGCCAAGAAATTGGAAAGAGGTGCGAGTCGTCAGATGCGAATACCAGGCGAGTTCAGTCGCTTGTCATGTTTCTGGATGTCGCCTATCGCGAGCACACGAACGCCATGACCGGAGATTACCAAAAAGAGTTCTTCGACCTCGTCTCAAAGGTTGCAAGATCAGAAGATGCGATGGCAATCGAGCTACAGCAACGGATTGCTGATCTTTGATCGCTGGTGCAAGCCAATCTCTCGGTGACTGTTTGCCAATAATAGTGGACGCAATTTGCATCTGCGGACAAATAACTTTCACGATTTTCGGCGACCACGTCATCCCGCGAAACGAAGACATGTCCAACTCTCATTTGCGAATTGTCCGAGACAAACGCGTTGCCTTCCTCGCGTTGATCTAACCTATCGCGAACGTCGATGTTCGAGACCTAGCCCGCCCGCGTTGACTCCACAATCGCCCGCACCGTCGGCTATCCGTGAACCTTGGCGACGGGCACTACGTAAGTTGCGCGACCAAGAGCGTCGTGTCATCGAACGCTTTGCGACCTTTGCGAAATGTTTCGAGCGATGCCTCGAACTCTTGGATCAGTTCGTGCGCGTTCACGGTCGGAACGTTGCTCATCAGTTGCTCGATGCGTTCGGTGCCGTATTGCTCATCACTTGGATCAAACGCTTCAGTCACTCCGTCGCTAACAATGACTAAGCGAGCCGAATCGCCTATCGGGATTGTTTCTTCATCGTAGTGTGTATCATCCTCGACGCCCAAGATTAGATCGCCCACGTTCAATCGCATTGGCGTGTCGCTTCCAATCTGCAAGAACGGAAACTCGTGGCCAGCATTGGCGTAGGTCAGTTGCCTTCTTTTCGGATCGACGACCAGTAACGCCATCGTTGCAAAATGTCCCATCATCACGTACTCGCAGTAACGTTGATTGACATCTGTCAGTATTGCAGCGGGGCTGGACGACTTCTTTGCCGCTTCCGACACAAACGCTTTCAACAACGTCGCCGCCATTGCGGCCGGCACGCCGTGTCCCGATACATCTGCGACGCAGAGCAGGGATTGCCCATCGGACAATGGAATCACGTCGTAGTAGTCACCGCCAACATCGTCGGCCGGCTCGAATAATTCGGCGACGTCGATTCCAACCAGTCCATTCACCGTCGGTCGTAGGTTCTGTTGAATTTGACGCGCCTTTTCCATATGAACGCGATGGTCGCGCTGAGCGTGGTCAAGTGCCTCGGTCATCGCATTGATCTGATCGGCGAGATAGCTCAGTTCTCGACAGCTTCGTGTGCGTGCAATGACGCTCAGGTCTCCAACCGCAACACTCCGAAGCGCCGAAACGAAACCTTGGATCGGTTTGGCGATCAATTGCCGCAGCACTGCACTGACCACGAAGGATGCAATTGCTCCGAGCAACAACACCGCTAACATCTGGATCAACAACGACTGACGTGTTGCGTCCACGACCGCTGAACGTTTCTCGGAAATGTAAACAGTGCCCGATGGTCCAGCGAATGCCCCTACGACGATTGCGTCAGTGGCATTTGATTTGTCGACTGCTGAATCAGCAGCCGACCGCATTGCCAGGAGCATTTCGTCGGAGGCATGCCCATGCGAAACGGCTTGGTACGGCAGCCCACGCCAATCCGAAGCAATATGGTGACCTGGGGAATCGTCTGCGTTCATTCGAGCACAGACGTTGTCTACCAATTTTTGAATTGCCTCGCTGCCGTGGGGTTCAGCGACCAACAGAGACTCGTACATCGTTTTCGCTTCTTCGGTCAGCGCGATTTGTTTCTCGTTCAGATGCCGATCCATCCGCACGCGGTAGTCAACGACAAGAAACAGGACGACAAACCCAAAGAGAATTGCATTGACGAGGACAAGCAGTTGCCGGCTGATCGGCAACTGATGCCATCGGTGTTTGAATGTGTCCATAATGGAACCTTAAACAGAGAAGCCGAGCGAGTTTTCAAGGCTCGCCCGGCTGATGTGGGATCGAACCTCTTTGGATGCACGCCCCCGACGTTTCTTCACGATTTTTTGGAAAAACGTCGGGAGTTAGGAGTGGAGGAGGTGGGAGCCTACACAAGGATGCGTCGCTCCTTCACTTCTACCTCCTCCACCCCCAACTTTCCCTCACTCGCCGTACTTCCGAAAGACCTTCATCAGCTCTTCGATCTTCTCGTCACGGTCCTTGGCACTGCCACTCTTGATCGCATCACTGACGCAGGTGCGGATGTGCTGTTCCAAGACAATCTGGCCGACTTTGTTGAGCGCTCCCGTCGCGGCGGACAACTGCATCAGAATATCGACGCAGTATTCCTCATCCTCGATCATACGACCAACCGCTTCGACTTGTCCGATGACTCGTCGAAGTCGGTTGTTAAGCTTCTTTTTCTCGTCGTCTGAAAGCATTCGTGGAGGCTTTTGAAGAGGTTGGTTTCGCTGAGCGTTCAATTTTACACTCTAAACGGCTCCACGGTTAGTCCGCTTCACATCATCATCTTAGTCGCGGCTTCGTACTCACCAGGGTCACCGAAGCGTCGAACGATCTCAGCAAAAACCGCACCTTTTTCAACTGGCTGGTCGCTGTTCATCACCAACTCATACAGGTCGTCTGGAAGGACACGCAGCACAGTCATCAATCCCTTGACCGACATCGCGTAATTCGCTCGCATTCCGCGAACCTCTTTTCGGCTCCAAATCGCCTTCATAAATTCCTTGGACATCTCCATGCCCTGCATCTTCTGTGGGTAGCCTGGCGTCGCGAACTTGTCGCCTCGTGAAGGGTCGACTTGGGGCCGGCTGCTGAGATTCGCGAGGTACTGGTCGACCGAAGCGTCATTGCGAATTCGCGGTCCAACTTGTTTGACCATGTGGTTCATCATGTGATGGACCATGTGACAATGAAAAATCCAATCGCCGGGGTTGTTGGCGATGAACTCGAAGCTTGATGCTTGAGCGACACCCACCAGTTCATTGTTACGTGGCACCCAAGCACTCTTGGGAATGCGAGCTCCTTCGTGGCCGGTCACCCAAAAGGTGTGTCCGTGCAAGTGGACCGGGTGGTGTTGCATCGGGGCGAAATTCAACAGTCGCACACGAACACGTTCGCCGTGCTTGCAAACCAACGGCGTCGTGTAGGGACCACTCTTGCCGTTAATCGTGTGCCAATTCCAATCCATCGCCCACGAATCGCTGATCGTGTGCGTCGGCGGAACATGAAAATTCTGGAACAGCAATCCGAAATCACGATCCACTGGCGGGTCGAAGACTTTCTTGGGATGGACGATGAACCATCCGACTTGCCCAAACGCTTCTTGCATCGCAACATGCGAGTGATAGAAGAACGTGCCTTCTTCATGGATGTCGAACTCAAATACTTTCGTCTTTCCAGGCTTGATCGGGTTCTGTGTCAACGTGGCGGCTCCGTCATACTGAACGGGCAGCTCAAAACCGTGCCAATGCACGAACGTATCTTCCGGCAATTCATTGGTCACGATGATGCGAACACGGTCGCCTTGCGTGACTTCGATCGTCGGGCCAGGCATGCTGCCATTGTAACCGTAGACGTTCATTTTCACGCCGGGATGGAATTCTTGCTGAACCGCCATCGGCACAAGCTCGAACACCTTGACACCGTTGTCCAGTTTGTAAGGCAGCTTCGCGATGTCGGGAGCCTCGAACGGCGCAGGGCCATCAGCGGCTTTGCGAAAACCCGGAACCAGCTTGCCGATGTAATAGTCGGAATCGGGATCGAGACCGCGACTGGGCTTGAACCGAGAGAATCCGTCGTACTCGGAGGCTGGGAGACGGGGAGAAAGGGAGTCTGGGAGTGAAGGAGTGGGGGAGTTAGGAGTGGGGGAGCTGGAAGCGGGTTGCTGCGCGTCGATGTTGCCGCCGAGCAAGTTGGTGAAAAAGCCGGTTGCCGCAGCGATCGAGCCCGCTTTCAAGAATTTTCGTCGTTGTTTAGTATTCGACATGTTCAAGTTCTCTTAACAGATTGATAGTGTTTCGATTCGCGTAAATTGTGATGAATAGTGGAACGAAAAGGCACGCGACTCCCAGACTCCCCATCTCCCAGACTCCCCTCCTCCCAGACTCCCCATCTCCCAGACTCCCCATCTCCCAGACTCCCCATCTCCCAGACTCCCCTCCTACCAGACTCCCCATCTTTCTCAACGAGGCTTCGCAACCGCGTCGATGTGACCAGGTGGCGTCGGGCCGGGTGCTGCCATCAATCCACCATGCAGTAGGTAACCACGAACAAGAACTTCGTTCGTGCGGAGTTGTTCAAGATGTTGCACTCGGGTCAAACGTGAGTCGAAGTACTCCATCTGAGCGTCGAGCACCGTCGGCCAATCCACTCGGTTCGCTTTGTAGCTTTCCAACAACTCCTGGTAAGCCAATTCGGCTTCGGGGATGATGACGCGATCGTATTCGGTCGCAATTTGCAGTGCTGTTAAATACTGCTGATAAACGTTTGCCATCTGCTGCCCGAGCATCAACTCGGTGCGACGAACCTCTTCCTGTTGACGGCGGTAATCCAACTGAGCCTGACGAATCGTTCCCTGGTTGCGATCGAACACGGGTAATTGGATCGAAACTCCGGCCGCAGCAACGGTCTCTTTCGCGTCAAAATTGTAACCGGCACCCCCCTCGGCAACGATGTCCGGCACCCACTCAACTTGTTCTCGTCGAACCGTAACTTGGTCGGCCGCCAGCTTTGCCCGAGCAGCGGC includes the following:
- a CDS encoding PP2C family protein-serine/threonine phosphatase, encoding MDTFKHRWHQLPISRQLLVLVNAILFGFVVLFLVVDYRVRMDRHLNEKQIALTEEAKTMYESLLVAEPHGSEAIQKLVDNVCARMNADDSPGHHIASDWRGLPYQAVSHGHASDEMLLAMRSAADSAVDKSNATDAIVVGAFAGPSGTVYISEKRSAVVDATRQSLLIQMLAVLLLGAIASFVVSAVLRQLIAKPIQGFVSALRSVAVGDLSVIARTRSCRELSYLADQINAMTEALDHAQRDHRVHMEKARQIQQNLRPTVNGLVGIDVAELFEPADDVGGDYYDVIPLSDGQSLLCVADVSGHGVPAAMAATLLKAFVSEAAKKSSSPAAILTDVNQRYCEYVMMGHFATMALLVVDPKRRQLTYANAGHEFPFLQIGSDTPMRLNVGDLILGVEDDTHYDEETIPIGDSARLVIVSDGVTEAFDPSDEQYGTERIEQLMSNVPTVNAHELIQEFEASLETFRKGRKAFDDTTLLVAQLT
- a CDS encoding ATP-binding protein produces the protein MSQAKLASDVSPTSLTAGKGTFFEVDVVAACLVELLAEQTFQNQQGTRLVQVSVQKQDDRWKLDDLLLQYESNGAEDWLIPVSVKSFSLFSKTAERREFVHHAWSDLIATERRPRTFDLARDRLGLFAKFDGSPRLTQIETLVEKARAQNDSFTTRIIEPGNLQDAKKWLQWLELPASLADVAPDGKDSLQNFIASLLVRNFDFGSTTSLSLQTVQEHCRLMCVREESASGIKLWRDIWDIAKTLRLSGGDMDRGKLIHCLKTSIQLKASPRFNAAFQILRSKSDDDLQLQPRRLGGKVEVARTEVDTLIDDYLGSQDPINAFVLGDSGVGKSTAVANAIDKSSSLTESFFFRLETACEIADNESTLFAPYTIREIFSGTSERSKVIVIDGIEQAANRSQIRNLAKFVLAAQDLSTLRVVLVCQREQYQRVLRFLDDNNVDAKTWKRIIVDSFSTTEALAAIKSRPSLMRLYLSPNLPSLYRRPIILDAFLRIASEQDVSHLNAIGESHLIHWVWEHRISVEHGTDVSNLLLELGRRQGDESELETTQSLLPAFARPIDTAVNGSLLVRNQMKLRFAHDIYADWSRMLWLLDQGSSMSDALEVKSSRPKWYRAIRMVGIHFLEQHTSTETWLRYVGKGTAVSDLFLDAVVFSANPDELLENLSESLFDSDALLAKRLVRRAMVICSVPGLLAARKEAAGEELTSVLRTIQRDPKPYLAAFGSLLQFLERHVGAVVEHMPHDAAKISQMWLEMTPTHWDFRAEASKIAIAVCESQIASKRRWFRSDDEEREDIFKAVFFAFEEDPQRVTPLLLDAAGLNPDHHQARRARERALEWEKERSEILNEPVRDLTPWPNGPAYPPHAAFRKACLDGDAMWPIFKDAPDLATRLILAVSIKVRSEDVDEGYHAGGVVYNENGIERLFFSTTGKHYRQGPYLSFLAINPKAAIKLICEFANFAASRQLASIDSSGSDAVLSRVRSPLKHGVDWQGDEHSFHWNRGLMSACESMVPALSALEKYLGDQMESGKNVDQLITQLLQQCECVAIAGVLFDLGRRHPLLFQGPLKPLLTSPVLLLWAETISANPKQPGFCNVSLDYDEWFFDEHKAWLLAGFRSKSIVEIAESVLDIGELDWSDPATENLKRLVNSTDRMSDVLNAISALAARRGVGQPIVLDETVDPKLVETESEPPAIERKLLQDAIAEAQAIEHWFYLNNQFPESELSSLAKELLAQRVESDDPVVAAVQSNNRFGLLLLLLLRHEQWLVENGLEDETVSAILTLVQKPMIELPDELIEAGAIPQFLDQLAEFSVYLLARDAGNIDYRKWVFQCIVSHRGHLHGAITRAAWGRWTRLGPWGPRIIRLMFDTASAFWYSPPGYPTLPRDSAGFDRDAWLTSREEQFLAGTYQDSIPVLDELSLTPPKFFWANWRTSRRFDDDKQCYKQLPVEETILETIVRNTPLCVRAESEDQRSARMATVQVLLDYELEILRAYSTEGELIDRQDDDYPTMYGQRAILERIGAELKYTVDPEHAALLWRQVFDLGVRSPKWIEQLIHSWLGPIIAEPVDAAKFAQTWLLMLRYVENHDGWKDPKVGEGWKPARAELLALLLCVDRSYESFWNDSHAELINSMREPIEPFLREVVEDPTTAASALRWLSRKVGSCFLPQAISWCQEIGKRCESSDANTRRVQSLVMFLDVAYREHTNAMTGDYQKEFFDLVSKVARSEDAMAIELQQRIADL
- a CDS encoding metal-sensitive transcriptional regulator — its product is MLSDDEKKKLNNRLRRVIGQVEAVGRMIEDEEYCVDILMQLSAATGALNKVGQIVLEQHIRTCVSDAIKSGSAKDRDEKIEELMKVFRKYGE
- a CDS encoding copper oxidase — encoded protein: MSNTKQRRKFLKAGSIAAATGFFTNLLGGNIDAQQPASSSPTPNSPTPSLPDSLSPRLPASEYDGFSRFKPSRGLDPDSDYYIGKLVPGFRKAADGPAPFEAPDIAKLPYKLDNGVKVFELVPMAVQQEFHPGVKMNVYGYNGSMPGPTIEVTQGDRVRIIVTNELPEDTFVHWHGFELPVQYDGAATLTQNPIKPGKTKVFEFDIHEEGTFFYHSHVAMQEAFGQVGWFIVHPKKVFDPPVDRDFGLLFQNFHVPPTHTISDSWAMDWNWHTINGKSGPYTTPLVCKHGERVRVRLLNFAPMQHHPVHLHGHTFWVTGHEGARIPKSAWVPRNNELVGVAQASSFEFIANNPGDWIFHCHMVHHMMNHMVKQVGPRIRNDASVDQYLANLSSRPQVDPSRGDKFATPGYPQKMQGMEMSKEFMKAIWSRKEVRGMRANYAMSVKGLMTVLRVLPDDLYELVMNSDQPVEKGAVFAEIVRRFGDPGEYEAATKMMM